From Synoicihabitans lomoniglobus, the proteins below share one genomic window:
- a CDS encoding DUF294 nucleotidyltransferase-like domain-containing protein, whose amino-acid sequence MDETNLIPDRIATTLRRFPPFSMLPAESIDELADKAQVRVLVAGEKVWSQGDPPGTELYVLVRGRVEYLIITDGQAELVAVRDEGDLLGLTPLLRSQPARTTAKVVEDTVLYGLPWQRLQRLLAEHDDARHYVNRHLFWTSRLGGETETMPGPEDNAISGRAKNILQAHLAGGKVIQPRAIERLLTCSPDTPIRDAARIMAQRRVPSVLVVDDERRPLGIVTQSALVKQVVAGEMPRDAPVEGLMASPVITVSSLSSATAAILLMLRERIGQVCVTEDGTTDTAALDVFTNKDLLAQSGHHPAGLLREFRHARTVGRLRELCDEVEEFTESYLDAGVSAIFLGQICAELYDELIQRLLEMAVAEMTAAGTALPAVGWAWLSVGSDGRREQTLRTDMDNALVFADTDDPAQNSAHRTVFLDLAERVVTKMVECGFSRCQGGVMASNPRWCRTATEWKAEITTIGTSTEPEELFRGIVLYDLRYIAGDAALVRPLRQAIIDSVRGNAWLQRRLAELVCETPPPLNFWGNFVVEKKGDRAGEFDLKGRALAPLRDAARLLALKNNQLRRYSTGGRWEDLRRNVPKLAELAKVAREAYDVLLTLRLTTAIARHDSGRFVDPSKLTKLEKARLAHAFDVVRLVQTHVRLAFSLDNR is encoded by the coding sequence ATGGACGAGACCAACCTTATTCCCGATCGCATCGCCACCACGTTGCGGCGTTTCCCGCCGTTTTCCATGCTGCCAGCCGAGTCCATCGATGAACTCGCGGACAAAGCCCAGGTGCGGGTTTTGGTCGCGGGCGAAAAGGTGTGGTCGCAGGGCGACCCCCCCGGCACCGAGCTTTACGTGCTGGTGCGTGGTCGGGTGGAATATCTCATCATCACCGACGGGCAGGCGGAACTCGTCGCCGTGCGGGACGAGGGCGATCTGCTCGGCCTCACGCCGTTGTTGCGCAGTCAACCCGCCCGCACCACCGCCAAGGTCGTCGAGGACACCGTGCTCTACGGCCTGCCCTGGCAGCGCTTGCAGCGGCTCCTCGCGGAACACGACGATGCGCGCCATTATGTGAACCGTCATTTGTTTTGGACGTCACGGCTCGGCGGCGAGACGGAGACGATGCCGGGCCCTGAGGATAATGCCATCAGCGGTCGCGCTAAAAACATCCTGCAAGCGCATCTCGCCGGCGGCAAAGTCATCCAACCCCGCGCCATCGAACGCCTGCTGACTTGTTCACCCGACACCCCCATCCGGGATGCCGCCCGCATCATGGCGCAACGTCGCGTGCCTTCAGTCCTGGTGGTCGACGATGAGCGCCGTCCTCTCGGCATCGTGACCCAGAGCGCCCTGGTCAAACAGGTCGTGGCGGGGGAAATGCCGCGCGACGCCCCCGTCGAGGGGTTGATGGCAAGCCCGGTCATCACGGTGTCGTCACTGTCCTCCGCGACCGCCGCGATTCTGCTCATGCTGCGCGAACGCATTGGCCAGGTGTGCGTGACCGAGGACGGCACGACCGACACCGCCGCGCTCGACGTGTTCACCAACAAGGACCTGCTCGCGCAAAGCGGACACCATCCGGCCGGATTGTTGCGCGAGTTTCGCCACGCCCGCACCGTCGGCCGACTGCGTGAACTGTGCGACGAGGTCGAGGAGTTCACCGAGAGTTATCTCGATGCCGGGGTGTCGGCCATTTTCCTCGGTCAAATCTGCGCCGAACTCTACGACGAGCTGATCCAGCGGCTGCTGGAAATGGCGGTGGCCGAGATGACCGCCGCCGGCACCGCCCTGCCGGCCGTGGGATGGGCGTGGTTGTCGGTGGGCAGCGACGGTCGGCGCGAACAAACCCTGCGCACGGACATGGACAATGCGTTGGTCTTCGCCGACACCGACGATCCCGCGCAAAACTCCGCCCATCGCACCGTGTTTCTCGATCTGGCCGAACGCGTGGTCACCAAAATGGTCGAGTGCGGCTTCTCCCGCTGCCAAGGTGGGGTGATGGCGTCGAACCCCCGCTGGTGTCGCACCGCCACCGAATGGAAGGCGGAGATCACCACGATCGGCACCAGCACCGAACCCGAGGAACTGTTTCGCGGCATTGTGCTCTACGACCTGCGCTACATCGCGGGCGACGCCGCCCTGGTGCGACCGCTCCGCCAAGCCATCATCGACTCCGTGCGCGGCAATGCGTGGCTGCAACGCCGCCTCGCCGAGCTGGTGTGCGAGACCCCGCCGCCCCTCAATTTCTGGGGCAATTTCGTCGTGGAAAAGAAGGGCGACCGCGCCGGCGAGTTCGACCTCAAGGGACGGGCGCTCGCCCCGCTCCGCGACGCCGCTCGTTTGCTCGCCTTGAAGAACAATCAGCTGCGCCGCTACTCCACCGGCGGTCGCTGGGAGGATCTGCGCCGCAACGTGCCCAAACTCGCCGAGTTGGCCAAAGTCGCCCGCGAGGCCTACGACGTGTTGCTTACCTTGCGACTCACCACTGCGATCGCTCGCCACGATTCCGGACGCTTCGTCGACCCCTCCAAACTCACCAAACTGGAGAAGGCCCGACTCGCCCACGCCTTCGACGTCGTGCGTCTCGTGCAAACCCACGTGCGCCTGGCCTTCAGCCTGGACAACCGCTGA
- a CDS encoding TonB-dependent siderophore receptor codes for MMHTRNPTFARRRALLTTTATVALALTANTVTAQTATNSDENAEDVVTLSAFTVESEKGSGYRATNSIAATRSNTPIKDVPLNIQVFTQDLYEDLLITNQTDLEAYNASLVNGGADHRSSNAIQQAYNNFIFRGFIQNWGIRDGLREYDPIDTQGLARVEVIKGPAAPLYGLAYPGGIMNNITKQVDFSENFTDVRLTAASFGENRATIDANYSGEVGGGKFGVRFNAAHTTSKDERAHSEGSIKYTQAQLAWQPTPTTQIEFLAERGYREKPNGLSYFATGEVDAAGNALGNQTSIPLQEFFPEISYEWNWSDGVNMRSLDTKLYRGKVTQAVGENLVLSAYLQYSARKQIDGDGWDANGSGGADSWEAGGGWLFGADNLPGTADDSIQMGYSYRDWANNMHAYGVTGVYKLDFDSVQNTFTFGANVWGEHFRSRSHTQANSANKQTREFPIQQGIAINPSYAPPTDVQPITDGNGYTHETNSNDYYFASWQMAALDNRLKINASVNRTNLNLLQWANGQAAVPAETDQSKTSPMVGAMYDITDEISIYAVTSSSLFPETTKDSFGTQMPPQVGKGQEIGIKTELMEGKLSGTVSLYQINQTGGFQVDGTAENLNTSRWDAMTAAERAVAFPGQTRGDLLGDNVPGAKQESTGYELDLIYQPNRNWQILFSYANNDQEVVEAINTATIGQSTSGHVDSQFSILTRYSILDGTFDGLWMGLGVHRADGALQDYNGPGGAARFNPSTLRAEVFAGYSFKFFDYDSTLQLNVKNITRQEEFFGWQATGSAATIATKRYEIPTKMRFSLTWGLEF; via the coding sequence ATGATGCACACAAGAAACCCAACCTTCGCTCGACGCCGAGCGCTGCTGACCACCACGGCGACAGTCGCTCTCGCGCTCACGGCGAATACGGTCACGGCTCAAACCGCGACCAACTCCGACGAGAATGCCGAGGACGTCGTCACCCTCTCGGCCTTCACCGTCGAGTCCGAGAAAGGCTCCGGCTATCGCGCCACCAACTCGATCGCCGCGACCCGCTCCAACACCCCAATCAAGGACGTTCCCCTGAACATCCAGGTCTTCACGCAGGATCTCTATGAGGATCTGCTCATCACCAACCAAACCGACTTGGAGGCCTACAACGCGTCGCTCGTCAATGGAGGGGCCGATCATCGCTCCTCCAACGCGATTCAGCAGGCCTACAACAACTTCATCTTCCGCGGCTTCATCCAAAACTGGGGCATTCGGGACGGTCTTCGCGAATACGATCCGATCGACACGCAGGGGCTCGCCCGCGTCGAGGTCATCAAGGGCCCGGCGGCGCCGCTCTACGGCCTGGCCTATCCCGGTGGCATCATGAACAACATCACCAAGCAGGTGGATTTCTCGGAGAACTTCACCGACGTGCGTCTCACCGCCGCCAGCTTTGGGGAGAACCGCGCCACCATCGACGCCAACTACTCCGGTGAAGTCGGTGGAGGCAAATTTGGCGTGCGTTTCAATGCCGCCCACACCACCTCCAAGGACGAGCGGGCGCACTCCGAGGGTTCGATCAAATACACGCAGGCGCAACTTGCCTGGCAGCCCACCCCCACCACCCAGATCGAGTTTCTCGCCGAGCGCGGCTACCGCGAAAAGCCCAACGGACTGAGCTACTTCGCCACCGGTGAGGTCGACGCGGCCGGCAACGCCTTGGGCAACCAGACCTCGATCCCGTTGCAGGAGTTCTTCCCGGAGATTTCCTACGAGTGGAACTGGTCCGACGGCGTCAACATGCGCTCGCTCGACACCAAACTCTACCGGGGCAAGGTCACCCAGGCCGTCGGTGAAAACCTCGTGCTTTCCGCCTACCTGCAATACTCCGCCCGCAAGCAAATCGATGGCGACGGCTGGGATGCCAATGGCTCCGGCGGCGCCGATTCCTGGGAAGCCGGCGGCGGTTGGCTCTTCGGAGCCGACAACCTCCCCGGCACGGCCGATGACTCCATTCAGATGGGTTACAGCTACCGCGACTGGGCCAACAACATGCACGCCTACGGTGTCACGGGGGTCTACAAACTCGATTTCGACAGCGTGCAAAACACCTTCACCTTTGGCGCCAACGTCTGGGGCGAACACTTCCGTTCCCGCTCCCACACGCAGGCCAACAGCGCGAACAAGCAGACGCGCGAATTCCCCATTCAGCAGGGCATCGCGATCAATCCGTCCTACGCGCCGCCCACCGACGTGCAACCCATCACCGATGGCAATGGTTACACGCACGAGACCAACTCCAACGACTACTACTTTGCCTCCTGGCAGATGGCGGCGCTGGACAACCGTCTCAAGATCAACGCCTCGGTTAACCGCACCAACCTGAACCTGCTCCAGTGGGCCAATGGTCAGGCCGCGGTGCCCGCCGAGACCGACCAATCCAAGACCTCCCCCATGGTCGGCGCGATGTATGACATCACCGATGAGATTTCGATCTACGCGGTGACCAGTTCCTCGCTGTTCCCCGAGACGACCAAGGATTCCTTCGGCACGCAAATGCCGCCGCAGGTAGGCAAGGGCCAGGAAATCGGCATCAAAACCGAGCTCATGGAGGGCAAGCTCTCCGGCACCGTCAGCCTCTACCAGATCAACCAGACCGGTGGGTTCCAGGTTGATGGCACCGCCGAAAATTTGAACACCTCCCGCTGGGATGCGATGACCGCGGCCGAGCGCGCCGTGGCGTTCCCCGGCCAGACCCGGGGTGACCTCCTCGGCGACAACGTCCCCGGTGCCAAACAGGAGTCGACCGGCTACGAGCTCGACCTCATCTACCAGCCCAACCGTAACTGGCAGATCCTGTTCAGCTACGCCAACAACGACCAGGAAGTGGTCGAGGCGATCAACACTGCGACCATCGGTCAGTCGACCTCCGGTCACGTCGACAGCCAGTTCTCGATCCTCACCCGCTACTCCATCCTCGACGGCACCTTCGACGGCTTGTGGATGGGGCTCGGCGTGCACCGGGCCGATGGCGCGCTGCAGGACTACAATGGTCCCGGCGGTGCCGCTCGTTTCAACCCGAGCACGCTGCGCGCCGAGGTCTTCGCCGGTTACAGCTTCAAGTTCTTCGACTACGATTCGACCCTGCAGCTCAACGTGAAAAACATCACCCGGCAGGAAGAGTTCTTCGGGTGGCAGGCCACCGGCTCCGCCGCGACGATCGCCACCAAGCGCTACGAAATCCCGACCAAAATGCGCTTCAGTCTGACTTGGGGCTTGGAGTTCTAA
- a CDS encoding 3'-5' exonuclease: MRKSAWPPHVVAYREQTPRRVDPKRPWSELAFVSLDAETTGFDPEKDRLLSIGLVPVADGRIDVAGRRNWLVRQTDVPNNEAVKIHGIAPGESALGQPETEVLTELLAALTGKIIVGHHIGFDAAMIGTATRRAFGSRLRNPLLDTAALTSRHVDAFHKTGYVNQKPPGLDEICSHAGLPIVGRHTATGDAFTTAQLFLWLCGRIRVRHGRELRAGDLFKA; encoded by the coding sequence TTGCGCAAATCCGCCTGGCCGCCCCACGTGGTCGCCTATCGCGAGCAAACCCCCCGTCGCGTCGACCCGAAACGTCCGTGGTCCGAACTGGCTTTCGTCTCGCTCGACGCCGAGACCACGGGGTTTGATCCCGAAAAGGACCGGCTGCTGAGCATCGGCCTCGTGCCCGTCGCCGACGGCCGCATCGACGTGGCCGGTCGGCGCAACTGGCTCGTGCGCCAGACCGACGTGCCCAACAACGAGGCGGTCAAAATTCACGGGATCGCGCCCGGCGAGTCCGCCCTCGGTCAACCCGAGACCGAAGTGCTCACCGAACTGCTCGCCGCGCTCACCGGCAAGATCATCGTGGGCCATCACATCGGGTTCGACGCCGCCATGATCGGCACCGCCACCCGTCGTGCCTTTGGCTCCCGATTGCGTAACCCTTTGTTGGATACCGCGGCGCTCACCAGCCGCCATGTGGACGCCTTCCACAAGACCGGCTACGTCAACCAGAAGCCCCCGGGGCTCGACGAAATCTGCTCTCACGCCGGACTGCCCATCGTCGGTCGTCACACCGCCACCGGCGACGCCTTCACCACCGCCCAACTCTTCCTCTGGTTGTGCGGCCGCATCCGCGTTCGCCATGGTCGCGAACTGCGCGCGGGCGACTTGTTCAAAGCCTGA
- a CDS encoding delta-60 repeat domain-containing protein, with protein MKRFFLSLRWSARCAVVALLISTGAGAVTPKPEAFDPNFNGIVNAVLVQPDGKIIMGGAFTGLHPGNVGSPALRGRLVRFHGDGSIDTTFAPIFSGPVKALALDADGNLLVGGGFAYVLDGDELIERHGLARLNPEGVVDRDFAAQFDGENAGRDAVAAIAVLADGTMVVGGTFRTVQTSADDAAVARPYLARLHADGSLVDDFQPELNNEVRVLAANTDGGFLAGGAFTTVGGHAAGRLARFDAAGDFDATFAVSFDNLVTALAVEVDGALLVGGDFITMRGADDLLDVTQLFLARVRPDGRRDRDFHPRPSARVTALAVEHTGSILVGGDFNSFLPFVSQSLTSAPRLARLNRAGEVDTSFGATPSATVKSIALQEDGAVVVGGLFTTVSDTITGTVVTRLFGVRMHENGRVEAAFSPGSSAALVEALERADGSILLAGSFINFGGATRTNLALISADGVLDESFAPEINGAVQTMVEQADGKIVIGGNFISLNDEDYYYLARLNADGTRDESYDPQPNGPVSTMLLEDDGSITVGGSFTGFTPDYDADTSPDDYEGVGQAYLARITAAGYVDESWQPITDGAIAAMARQPDGKTLIGGSFSGVGTETFSALARVLVDGKVDKDFGPLPNGVVRSIVVEDNGDILIGGDFTLLELDDEEGDDDDEDDITNDDADRLRLARLHADGSLDLAFRPAVDDSVLAMQVLADGDILVGGAFTRFVDLDTEEETVAAYLLRLNPDGTRDDGTVWQTNGSVESLLTLRDGRVLVLGTFGAIYSDDDRSVRTEPPVVVYGTESGVDIAWNTRADVDPDRYIGALTVQRSGQILAGGRFDGLAGSSWENVLRFTAQGSIDGSFALRADGAVHTLIDRVPSGIWDTLRSPVAWMAADGLDFAGANYAHLSALSGRVQSAARESDGSVLLGGYFTNTANTSGSNLVRLRVDGTFDPDFRPNPNSTVTEIALQPDGRIIIVGSFDDVDGVEENYIARLWPDGSVDTTFKAVPQSSISTVALQEDGKILIGGSFQYFDVDDGEEDDDDGDEATDDDTAQRYLARLNTDGTLDKSFVPVLNGYVGSIQVHPSGEISIGGEFTYLTISDTSTVRNGLARLTAEGLLVEDFDPSPNGTVWDLELQADGKLLVAGAFTGFDNLSDFQDDDDDGDGDTDDDGNDIADEDSDVYYLARLNVDGSLDLDFNPTPNATVREIALQADGALLVRGDFGAFFPDAAEYGIARRGVARVNVDGSVDARFNPNPDDEVYMMIELADDSILLGGDFESLGLEAVLYVGGAFDTLNDLAIPRLGRVQSDGSPDGNYAPTPDGDVHALVGTPDDRMIVAGAFTTLFGQTRARIARLEQDGSLDADFAPVVDGAVRAVAIDQNGGVLIGGDFTTVDGQPRAGLARLWSDGSLDPDWTPTVMGAVQSLAVLPDGRVVVAGELSAVNGLARTHLAVVSATGALDAEFAPTIDGAVHAVAVRADGRVTIGGAFGSVNGAASPRVATLDLNGALYAAGESGTNGTVYALAIDREGRLVAGGSFTRLGEVSRSLLGRTSIASSFGQTLLVDEDGRGLTWVQTGAAATPAAVKIAVSLDGEEWIERGLATRNGSYDTWRWSGAALPVGRDYYLRVRMITSGTRWASGSVREYQRLFQGTRSSGYGYGSTLPSRFGVIDGDLGDWLPGGEGIVVSGGRVVSGDDTGAGNPGEGDDEIDVLTSRLTNVSTRVALTGEDTLTVGFVVEGTSPRQLLLRGIGPGLVAFLDGGAMRYPELSLHDHTGATLATNSGWNGTSATRNLFAQAGAFALPGGSADAVITPVLAPGTYTLALSDRRDEGGTVLAEVYDLGSVRVTDHLSNLSTLGRIGAGAEAFVVGFVVEGSAPQRVLIRGAGPALLDLGVADASDDVTIDVRDVTGQVLARNDDWATPVAGGASPAAVAASAGAVGAFAFAEGSADAAVLIDLAPGVYTVMLGTKDDAPQRGLIEIYTVSP; from the coding sequence ATGAAACGATTTTTCCTGTCCCTGCGGTGGTCGGCCCGGTGTGCCGTCGTCGCTCTTTTAATTTCGACCGGTGCTGGCGCGGTCACGCCCAAACCCGAGGCGTTCGATCCCAATTTTAATGGCATCGTAAACGCCGTGCTGGTGCAGCCCGATGGCAAGATCATCATGGGCGGAGCCTTTACGGGTTTACACCCCGGCAACGTCGGTTCGCCCGCTCTCCGGGGGCGACTGGTGCGCTTTCACGGCGACGGTTCCATCGATACCACCTTTGCCCCCATATTTTCCGGCCCGGTCAAGGCGCTGGCTCTGGATGCGGACGGCAATCTGTTGGTGGGTGGCGGCTTTGCATACGTCCTCGACGGCGACGAGTTGATCGAGCGTCACGGCCTGGCACGTTTGAACCCGGAGGGGGTGGTGGATCGCGACTTTGCCGCCCAGTTCGACGGGGAAAATGCGGGGCGCGATGCCGTGGCCGCGATCGCGGTGCTGGCCGACGGCACCATGGTGGTCGGGGGCACGTTCCGCACGGTGCAGACGTCGGCGGACGATGCCGCGGTGGCGCGACCTTATCTGGCGCGGCTGCATGCGGACGGCTCGCTGGTGGATGACTTTCAACCGGAGCTTAACAACGAAGTGCGGGTTCTCGCGGCGAACACCGACGGCGGCTTCCTGGCCGGAGGTGCATTCACGACCGTGGGCGGCCACGCGGCCGGGCGGTTGGCGCGGTTCGATGCGGCCGGCGATTTTGATGCCACTTTTGCGGTGAGTTTTGACAATCTCGTCACCGCGCTCGCCGTCGAAGTCGACGGAGCGCTGTTGGTCGGCGGTGATTTCATCACCATGCGCGGGGCGGACGATTTGCTTGATGTTACCCAACTCTTTCTGGCCCGGGTTCGACCCGACGGCCGACGCGATCGCGATTTTCATCCGCGTCCCAGCGCCCGGGTCACGGCGCTGGCGGTGGAACATACCGGATCAATTTTGGTGGGCGGCGATTTCAACAGCTTTCTGCCGTTTGTTTCCCAGTCCCTGACCTCCGCGCCGCGTCTGGCCCGCTTGAACCGTGCCGGAGAAGTGGATACGAGTTTCGGGGCCACGCCCAGTGCGACGGTCAAGAGTATCGCGCTGCAGGAAGACGGGGCGGTGGTCGTCGGCGGCCTGTTCACCACGGTGTCGGATACGATCACGGGCACGGTGGTGACGCGATTGTTCGGCGTGCGCATGCACGAGAACGGCCGCGTCGAAGCGGCGTTTTCCCCGGGATCATCGGCGGCGTTGGTGGAGGCGCTGGAAAGGGCGGACGGATCCATCCTGCTGGCGGGATCGTTCATCAATTTCGGCGGCGCGACGCGCACCAATCTGGCGTTGATTTCGGCGGACGGCGTCCTGGATGAATCCTTTGCGCCCGAGATCAACGGCGCGGTGCAAACGATGGTGGAACAGGCCGACGGCAAGATCGTCATCGGCGGCAACTTCATCTCGCTCAACGACGAGGACTATTACTACCTGGCACGGTTGAATGCGGATGGCACGCGGGACGAGTCCTATGATCCCCAGCCCAATGGTCCGGTGAGCACGATGTTGTTGGAGGATGACGGCAGCATCACCGTCGGCGGTAGTTTTACGGGTTTCACTCCCGATTACGATGCCGACACCTCGCCCGACGACTATGAGGGGGTGGGCCAGGCCTACCTCGCGAGAATCACGGCGGCGGGATATGTGGATGAATCGTGGCAACCAATCACGGACGGCGCGATCGCGGCGATGGCGCGTCAGCCCGATGGCAAGACGCTCATTGGCGGCAGCTTTTCCGGAGTGGGCACGGAAACCTTCAGTGCACTTGCCCGGGTGCTGGTGGATGGAAAAGTGGATAAGGATTTCGGACCGCTGCCCAACGGGGTCGTGCGCTCCATCGTGGTGGAGGACAACGGAGATATTCTCATCGGCGGTGATTTCACGTTGCTCGAGCTCGACGACGAAGAAGGTGACGATGACGACGAGGACGATATCACCAACGACGATGCGGATCGGCTGCGGCTGGCCCGGCTCCATGCGGACGGCTCGCTCGATCTGGCGTTTCGACCGGCGGTTGACGATTCGGTGTTGGCGATGCAGGTCCTCGCCGACGGCGATATTCTGGTCGGCGGCGCGTTCACCCGGTTCGTCGATCTCGATACGGAGGAGGAAACCGTGGCGGCCTATCTCCTGCGACTCAACCCTGACGGCACTCGCGATGACGGCACGGTCTGGCAAACCAACGGTTCGGTGGAGTCGTTGCTCACCCTGAGGGATGGCCGTGTGCTGGTGCTCGGAACCTTTGGCGCGATTTACAGCGACGATGATCGATCGGTGCGCACCGAACCGCCGGTGGTCGTTTACGGAACGGAGTCGGGGGTGGACATCGCGTGGAACACCCGCGCTGACGTTGACCCTGATCGCTACATCGGGGCGCTGACGGTGCAACGCAGCGGCCAAATTCTGGCGGGCGGCCGGTTCGATGGTCTTGCCGGCAGCTCGTGGGAAAACGTGCTGCGATTCACGGCGCAGGGATCGATTGACGGCTCGTTCGCGTTGCGGGCGGACGGGGCGGTCCACACCTTGATCGACCGGGTGCCGAGTGGCATCTGGGACACACTGCGTTCACCGGTCGCATGGATGGCGGCGGACGGCCTCGATTTTGCCGGGGCGAACTACGCACACCTCAGCGCGCTTTCCGGACGGGTGCAGTCGGCGGCGCGCGAGAGTGATGGCTCCGTCCTGCTCGGGGGCTATTTTACAAACACCGCCAATACCTCGGGGTCCAACCTGGTGCGACTCCGCGTGGACGGAACCTTCGATCCTGATTTCCGGCCCAACCCCAACTCCACCGTGACTGAAATCGCGCTGCAGCCGGATGGTCGCATCATCATCGTGGGGTCGTTTGATGACGTGGATGGCGTGGAGGAGAATTACATCGCGCGCCTTTGGCCCGACGGTTCGGTGGACACCACGTTTAAGGCGGTGCCGCAGTCGTCGATTTCAACCGTCGCATTGCAGGAAGACGGGAAAATCCTCATCGGCGGCAGTTTCCAATACTTCGACGTCGACGACGGGGAGGAGGATGACGACGACGGCGACGAAGCCACCGATGATGACACCGCCCAGCGTTATCTTGCCCGGCTCAACACCGATGGAACATTGGACAAGAGTTTCGTGCCGGTGCTCAATGGTTATGTCGGCTCCATCCAGGTGCACCCCAGCGGGGAAATTTCGATTGGCGGCGAGTTCACCTACCTGACGATTTCCGACACCTCCACGGTGCGCAATGGACTGGCCCGGCTGACGGCGGAAGGACTGCTGGTCGAGGATTTCGATCCTTCGCCCAACGGCACGGTGTGGGACCTCGAACTGCAGGCCGACGGCAAACTTCTGGTCGCCGGCGCGTTTACCGGTTTCGACAACCTGAGCGACTTTCAGGACGACGATGATGACGGCGACGGCGACACCGATGACGACGGCAACGACATCGCCGACGAAGATTCGGATGTTTATTATCTCGCGCGGCTCAACGTCGATGGCTCGCTGGATTTGGATTTTAACCCGACGCCCAATGCGACCGTCCGGGAAATCGCGCTGCAGGCGGATGGCGCCCTGTTGGTGCGCGGTGATTTCGGCGCGTTTTTTCCCGACGCGGCGGAGTATGGCATCGCTCGCCGCGGCGTGGCGCGCGTGAACGTCGATGGCTCGGTTGATGCGCGTTTCAACCCCAATCCCGACGACGAAGTCTACATGATGATCGAGCTGGCGGATGACTCGATCCTGCTCGGCGGTGACTTCGAGTCCCTCGGTTTGGAAGCGGTGCTCTATGTGGGGGGAGCGTTCGACACCTTGAATGATTTGGCCATCCCACGGCTCGGTCGAGTGCAGTCCGACGGCAGTCCCGATGGCAACTATGCGCCGACCCCCGATGGTGACGTGCATGCGTTGGTGGGGACGCCGGACGACCGCATGATCGTGGCGGGGGCGTTCACCACCTTGTTTGGGCAAACGCGTGCGCGCATTGCCCGTTTGGAACAGGACGGTTCGCTCGATGCGGACTTTGCGCCGGTGGTCGACGGCGCGGTGCGCGCCGTCGCCATTGACCAAAATGGCGGCGTCTTGATCGGAGGCGATTTCACGACCGTCGATGGCCAGCCGCGAGCAGGGCTGGCCCGGTTGTGGAGCGATGGCTCGCTGGATCCGGACTGGACGCCGACGGTGATGGGAGCCGTGCAGTCGCTGGCGGTGCTGCCGGACGGTCGGGTGGTCGTTGCCGGGGAGCTTTCAGCCGTCAATGGCCTGGCGCGCACCCACCTGGCGGTGGTCTCCGCGACGGGGGCGTTGGACGCGGAATTTGCTCCGACAATTGACGGCGCGGTTCACGCCGTGGCGGTGCGCGCCGATGGACGCGTGACGATCGGAGGCGCCTTCGGGAGCGTGAACGGTGCGGCGAGTCCGCGGGTGGCCACGCTCGACTTGAACGGCGCGCTCTATGCGGCGGGTGAGTCCGGCACCAATGGAACCGTCTACGCCCTGGCCATCGACCGCGAAGGACGTTTGGTCGCGGGCGGCAGTTTTACCCGTTTGGGCGAAGTCTCCCGTTCTCTGCTCGGCCGCACCAGCATCGCTTCCAGTTTCGGGCAGACCCTGCTCGTGGATGAGGACGGTCGTGGATTGACGTGGGTGCAAACCGGAGCGGCGGCGACCCCGGCGGCGGTGAAGATCGCGGTTTCACTCGATGGCGAGGAATGGATCGAACGAGGTCTGGCCACCCGTAACGGAAGTTATGATACATGGCGTTGGTCAGGGGCCGCGTTGCCGGTTGGGCGCGACTACTACCTGCGGGTCCGCATGATCACGTCGGGCACGCGGTGGGCGTCCGGCTCGGTGCGCGAGTATCAACGCTTGTTCCAGGGCACGCGGTCGTCGGGCTACGGCTACGGTTCGACTTTGCCGAGTCGGTTTGGCGTCATTGACGGTGATCTCGGCGACTGGCTGCCGGGCGGCGAGGGCATTGTGGTGAGCGGAGGCCGGGTCGTCTCGGGTGATGATACCGGGGCGGGCAATCCCGGCGAGGGTGACGACGAAATCGACGTGTTGACGAGTCGACTCACCAATGTGTCGACCCGCGTGGCGCTGACGGGCGAGGACACGCTCACCGTGGGCTTTGTCGTCGAAGGCACGAGTCCAAGACAACTGTTGTTGCGTGGAATTGGTCCCGGTTTGGTGGCGTTTCTCGACGGAGGGGCGATGCGGTATCCGGAGCTGAGTCTGCATGATCACACCGGGGCGACTCTCGCGACCAACTCGGGGTGGAACGGCACGTCGGCAACCCGCAATCTGTTTGCGCAGGCAGGAGCGTTTGCCCTGCCGGGGGGCAGCGCGGATGCCGTGATCACGCCGGTTTTGGCTCCGGGAACCTACACACTCGCGCTGTCCGACCGTCGGGATGAAGGCGGGACAGTGTTGGCCGAGGTCTACGATCTCGGTTCCGTGCGGGTGACCGATCATCTCTCGAACCTGTCGACTTTGGGGCGGATCGGGGCGGGGGCCGAAGCGTTTGTGGTCGGGTTTGTGGTGGAGGGCTCCGCGCCCCAGCGCGTGCTTATTCGCGGAGCCGGACCGGCCCTGCTCGACTTGGGAGTGGCGGACGCCAGCGATGACGTGACGATCGACGTGCGCGATGTGACCGGCCAAGTCCTGGCGCGCAACGATGATTGGGCAACGCCCGTCGCTGGCGGTGCCTCGCCCGCGGCGGTGGCTGCGAGCGCCGGGGCGGTTGGGGCCTTTGCATTCGCGGAAGGCAGTGCGGATGCCGCTGTGTTGATCGACCTCGCACCGGGCGTTTACACGGTGATGCTGGGGACCAAGGACGATGCCCCGCAGCGCGGTCTCATCGAGATCTACACGGTATCACCCTAG